A genomic segment from Paraburkholderia hayleyella encodes:
- a CDS encoding AraC family transcriptional regulator, translated as MTQGDAKRQFKAGVCGQSGVVAVEAASSRSFGRHTHDQFGIGVVIRGAQDSASGRGEVRATSGNMITVNPNEVHDGRPVAGEARAWRMLYLDPALIAQFSKAMGHSTGVEFIHPVLNHQPAAIAFGRLYTALTKPGQEPWQELVEQELFQILPSLLGHIRSTQMKLLSKELAQAKARIDAHPEVPVSLTELAAEAGLSRFHFLRAFKAATHLPPHAYRLQRQLQMARRLIMTGYTVLQASHLAGFADQSHLTRHFVSNYGLTPGALSHSLRAQHLPAL; from the coding sequence ATGACTCAAGGAGACGCCAAGAGGCAGTTCAAAGCCGGAGTTTGCGGGCAGTCCGGCGTGGTTGCCGTGGAGGCGGCGTCCAGCCGCTCATTCGGCCGGCATACACATGACCAGTTCGGCATAGGTGTGGTCATACGCGGCGCCCAGGACTCCGCCAGCGGCCGCGGGGAAGTGCGCGCTACGTCCGGCAACATGATCACAGTCAATCCGAATGAAGTCCACGACGGCAGACCCGTTGCTGGCGAAGCACGCGCCTGGCGCATGCTCTATCTAGACCCTGCGCTGATCGCGCAATTCTCGAAGGCCATGGGACACAGTACAGGCGTGGAGTTCATCCACCCGGTTCTCAACCACCAGCCTGCGGCAATAGCATTCGGACGCCTCTACACCGCTCTCACCAAGCCTGGTCAGGAACCATGGCAAGAGCTCGTGGAGCAGGAGCTCTTTCAGATCCTGCCCTCGCTCTTGGGACACATTCGATCCACGCAAATGAAGCTGCTGTCCAAGGAGCTGGCACAGGCCAAGGCCCGCATCGACGCTCACCCGGAAGTTCCTGTCTCGCTCACCGAACTCGCTGCCGAAGCAGGATTGAGCCGCTTCCATTTCCTTCGTGCGTTCAAGGCCGCTACACATCTGCCGCCACACGCCTATCGTCTTCAGCGTCAACTGCAGATGGCCCGCCGTCTGATCATGACTGGCTATACGGTTCTCCAAGCGTCCCACCTCGCAGGTTTCGCAGACCAGAGCCATTTGACGCGTCATTTCGTATCGAATTATGGGCTGACGCCAGGGGCACTCTCGCACTCCCTGCGTGCGCAGCATTTACCGGCTCTGTGA
- a CDS encoding undecaprenyl-diphosphate phosphatase, giving the protein MSLLFLIFLSVLQGVTELFPVSSLGHTLLIPALFGLHIDKHAPQLLPFLVALHLGTACALLWYFRQRWMALVRGFCGSLAGRRSDDGHMMWALMIGTIPTGLVGLLLEKRIERVFHDLRIVALALIVNGVLLWLGDRLQRARAHQAPEKLTFRQAFLVGLAQVGALIPGFSRSGLTMIAGNAAGLSAAKAAEFSFLLGTPIIFAAGLLELPKLFHAPDQLADALLGGVLTAIAAYLSVRFLMRYFEGRGRLAAFGGYCVLAGAGCLVWFMLHPQPV; this is encoded by the coding sequence TTGAGCCTGCTGTTTCTGATTTTCCTGAGCGTTTTGCAAGGCGTGACCGAACTCTTTCCGGTTAGCAGTCTGGGCCATACCTTACTGATTCCGGCGCTGTTTGGCCTGCATATCGACAAGCATGCACCTCAGCTTTTGCCGTTTCTGGTGGCGCTCCATCTGGGTACGGCATGCGCTTTGCTGTGGTATTTCCGTCAACGCTGGATGGCGCTCGTGCGGGGGTTTTGCGGCTCGCTGGCTGGGCGGCGCAGCGACGACGGGCACATGATGTGGGCGCTCATGATCGGCACCATTCCCACGGGTCTGGTGGGCCTGTTGCTGGAAAAGCGCATCGAGCGCGTCTTTCATGATTTGCGCATCGTGGCGCTGGCGCTGATCGTCAACGGTGTACTGCTCTGGCTGGGCGACCGGTTGCAGCGTGCCCGTGCGCATCAGGCGCCGGAAAAGCTCACGTTCCGCCAGGCATTTCTGGTTGGCCTGGCACAAGTGGGTGCGCTGATTCCGGGGTTTTCGCGCAGCGGTCTCACGATGATTGCGGGCAACGCAGCGGGCTTGAGCGCGGCGAAAGCGGCCGAATTTTCCTTTTTGCTGGGCACGCCGATTATTTTCGCGGCGGGGCTGCTGGAATTGCCAAAGCTGTTTCATGCGCCGGATCAATTAGCCGACGCCTTGCTGGGCGGCGTGCTGACCGCGATTGCGGCGTATCTCAGTGTGCGCTTTTTGATGCGTTATTTTGAAGGGCGCGGCCGGCTGGCGGCGTTTGGCGGGTACTGCGTGCTAGCAGGTGCGGGCTGTCTGGTGTGGTTTATGCTGCATCCGCAGCCGGTTTGA
- a CDS encoding peptidoglycan DD-metalloendopeptidase family protein, with product MLGTQFRWLASCVLASLLAACGSAPVGPGYYRVERGDTVSKIARDHRQSIQSITRWNTLSNPDAIEVGQVLRIAPPANVASNSNGTRSNTAKGTSATTPARPAATRPASAREAEPTKPPASSIALIWPAAGTVIRRFDGRDSKGIDIANSAGTPVKAAAAGTVVYAGNGLRGYGNLLIVKHNAQYLSAYAHNRVLLVKEGQSVTQGQNIAEMGNTDSDRVMLHFELRYLGKSVDPSTALPAR from the coding sequence ATGCTGGGAACACAATTCAGATGGCTGGCCAGTTGCGTGCTGGCCAGCCTGCTAGCCGCCTGCGGTTCGGCGCCCGTGGGGCCGGGATACTACCGCGTCGAGCGCGGCGACACGGTTTCGAAAATCGCGCGCGATCACCGGCAATCCATCCAGAGCATCACGCGCTGGAATACGCTATCCAATCCGGATGCCATCGAGGTCGGCCAGGTGCTGCGCATCGCACCGCCGGCCAATGTGGCCAGCAACAGCAACGGAACGCGCAGCAATACCGCCAAAGGCACAAGCGCCACGACACCCGCACGCCCCGCCGCCACGCGCCCAGCGTCTGCACGCGAGGCCGAGCCCACCAAGCCCCCCGCCTCGTCAATCGCACTCATCTGGCCTGCCGCTGGAACTGTCATACGCCGCTTCGATGGCCGGGATTCGAAGGGCATCGACATCGCCAACAGTGCAGGCACGCCTGTCAAGGCGGCAGCCGCTGGGACCGTGGTTTATGCAGGCAATGGCCTGCGTGGCTATGGCAACTTGCTGATCGTCAAACATAACGCGCAGTACCTGAGCGCCTATGCGCACAACCGGGTACTCCTCGTCAAGGAAGGCCAGAGCGTCACGCAAGGACAAAACATCGCGGAAATGGGCAATACCGACAGCGATCGCGTCATGCTGCATTTCGAATTGCGCTACCTGGGCAAATCAGTTGATCCCTCAACCGCACTGCCCGCTCGCTAG
- a CDS encoding pentapeptide repeat-containing protein — translation MSSSTTRPRAAAGQSEPSANHPPLSGETLARADVERLIQHVASPLHFVDCDFAEADLSRLDLRGVVFERCTLSETRFVGASLAHSHWLRCRGREADFASADLVDAVFQSSDFNNTNWRRTHLASVTYTGCKLTGANFEACAALGLRFVETLLVGAHLRGLSFRKMTLQQLDFSDADLAGADFREAIFEGGSLKDANLKDARFAGADLRAVDLSGVRLVDAGLFRGATISHEQAAVLVMELGLRVM, via the coding sequence ATGTCTTCTTCTACCACCCGGCCACGCGCTGCCGCGGGCCAGTCTGAACCCTCTGCGAATCACCCGCCGCTATCCGGCGAGACACTCGCACGGGCCGATGTTGAACGGTTGATCCAGCACGTCGCATCGCCCCTGCATTTCGTCGATTGCGACTTCGCTGAAGCGGATCTTTCGCGGCTCGATTTACGTGGCGTAGTGTTCGAGCGTTGCACGCTCAGCGAAACCCGTTTTGTCGGCGCATCGCTCGCGCATAGTCATTGGCTCCGGTGCCGGGGCCGTGAGGCCGATTTCGCCTCGGCGGATCTGGTCGACGCCGTGTTTCAGTCGAGCGATTTCAACAATACGAACTGGCGGCGCACGCATCTCGCCTCAGTGACCTACACCGGCTGCAAGCTGACCGGAGCGAATTTCGAGGCGTGCGCGGCGTTAGGGCTGAGGTTTGTCGAGACACTGCTGGTGGGTGCGCATTTACGCGGCCTGTCGTTTCGCAAGATGACGCTGCAGCAGCTCGATTTTTCCGATGCCGATCTGGCGGGCGCCGATTTTCGTGAGGCGATTTTTGAGGGCGGCAGTCTGAAAGACGCGAATCTGAAAGACGCGCGTTTCGCGGGCGCGGACCTGCGCGCGGTGGATTTAAGCGGGGTGCGGCTGGTGGATGCCGGATTGTTTCGCGGTGCGACGATTTCGCACGAACAGGCAGCGGTGCTGGTGATGGAACTGGGGTTGCGCGTGATGTGA
- a CDS encoding aldose epimerase, with the protein MTLPSAPPTLEIAHEASVLRFAPQHGGLLLSWVLDGQPVIHWPHDADWRQPNKIRGGNPLLFPFLGRHFVDGQIGRWRDAEGIVRELPMHGFARNLPFAAQIDDTQHSMRLTLTDSAATHPGYPFGFRFEACYRLIGCDTLEVTLTTTNTGGAGLPSGLPSGLPSGLPSRLPYYAGHHFYFALPHEQRSTTVLSMPASVRRHQLADGSISPAEGGAPRYTLDEARIDDRFHCLEGPPQQPVQLIAPGLKRVISLDLNRPGAVPWYAVTTWAETTEADYYCIEPWLGLPDAIHNGEGLRWLEPGQSETAALRIKVTALD; encoded by the coding sequence ATGACGCTGCCTTCCGCTCCCCCCACGCTCGAAATCGCCCACGAGGCCTCTGTACTGCGCTTTGCTCCGCAACATGGCGGCCTCTTGCTGTCATGGGTGCTTGACGGCCAACCCGTGATTCATTGGCCCCATGACGCTGACTGGCGCCAGCCCAACAAAATTCGCGGCGGCAATCCGTTGCTGTTTCCCTTTCTGGGGCGTCATTTTGTCGATGGTCAGATAGGCCGATGGCGCGACGCCGAGGGTATCGTGCGCGAATTGCCGATGCACGGCTTCGCCCGCAACCTGCCCTTTGCTGCCCAGATCGACGACACACAGCACAGCATGCGCCTAACGTTGACGGACAGCGCAGCCACCCATCCGGGCTATCCGTTCGGCTTTCGCTTCGAGGCCTGCTATCGGCTAATCGGGTGCGACACGCTGGAAGTCACGCTCACTACGACAAATACTGGCGGCGCGGGTTTGCCTTCGGGTTTGCCTTCGGGTTTGCCTTCGGGTTTGCCTTCGAGGCTGCCTTATTACGCGGGACATCACTTTTATTTCGCGCTGCCTCACGAGCAGCGCAGCACCACCGTGCTCTCCATGCCAGCCAGCGTGCGCCGTCATCAGCTAGCGGATGGCTCAATCAGCCCCGCCGAGGGCGGCGCGCCCCGCTACACGCTCGACGAGGCACGCATTGACGACCGCTTCCATTGCCTTGAGGGGCCACCGCAACAACCCGTGCAACTTATCGCTCCCGGCCTGAAGCGCGTGATCTCGCTCGATCTGAACCGCCCAGGCGCCGTGCCCTGGTACGCCGTGACCACCTGGGCTGAAACCACGGAGGCCGATTATTACTGCATCGAACCCTGGCTTGGCTTGCCCGATGCGATTCATAACGGTGAAGGGTTGCGCTGGCTCGAACCCGGGCAAAGCGAAACAGCCGCGCTCCGCATCAAAGTCACCGCACTGGATTAA